The following proteins are co-located in the Dromiciops gliroides isolate mDroGli1 chromosome 2, mDroGli1.pri, whole genome shotgun sequence genome:
- the LOC122742732 gene encoding olfactory receptor 11G2-like, with protein sequence MNIYTIHNISNNIAGFILLGFPCSRENQLLFFSLLFIIYILTLLGNGAIICAVIWDQKLQTPMYILLANFSFLEICYVTTIIPNMLANFLSETKVISFSGCFLQFYFFFSLGITECFFLAIMAFDRYLAICRPLHYPTIMTIRLCTDLIISCWALGFLWFLVPIIIISQMSFCDPKIIDHFVCDPGPLLALTCTRVPKMELTCSTLSSLNLFAPFGFIMGSYALVLRAVLKVPSTVGRRKAFSTCGSHLAVVSLFYGSVMVMYVKPTSGHDSGTQKIVTLFYSVVTPFLNPMIYSLRNREMKEALKKVLGKRELES encoded by the coding sequence ATGAATATTTATACCATCCACAACATCTCCAATAATATTGCTGGTTTCATCCTCCTTGGGTTCCCCTGTAGTAGAGAGAACCAGCTCCTCTTCTTCTCACTGTTATTCATCATCTACATTCTAACTCTCTTGGGAAATGGGGCCATCATTTGTGCAGTGATCTGGGATCAGAAACTCCAAACACCAATGTATATACTCCTAGCCAACTTTTCCTTCTTAGAGATTTGCTACGTTACCACCATCATCCCTAATATGTTGGCCAACTTCCTCTCTGAGACCAAGGTAATCTCCTTCTCTGGCTGCTTCCTCCAGttctacttctttttctctttgggtatCACAGAATGTTTTTTTCTTGCAATTATGGCATTTGATAGATACTTAGCCATCTGCCGGCCTCTGCACTATCCAACCATCATGACCATACGTCTCTGCACCGACTTGATAATCAGTTGCTGGGCACTTGGCTTCCTCTGGTTCTTGGTCCCCATCATTATCATTTCTCAGATGTCCTTCTGTGATCCTAAGATTATTGACCACTTTGTCTGTGACCCAGGGCCACTGCTAGCTCTCACGTGCACCCGAGTCCCTAAGATGGAGCTTACTTGTTCCACCTTGAGTTCTCTCAACCTCTTTGCCCCTTTTGGATTCATCATGGGGTCTTATGCCCTTGTCCTGAGAGCTGTGCTGAAAGTCCCTTCCACAGTGGGTCGGCGCAAAGCCTTCTCTACTTGTGGTTCTCACTTAGCTGTGGTGTCACTATTCTATGGATCTGTGATGGTGATGTATGTGAAGCCAACTTCAGGACACGATTCTGGGACCCAGAAGATTGTGACCCTCTTTTATTCTGTTGTTACCCCATTTTTAAACCCTATGATCTACAGCCTTAGGAATAGGGAAATGAAGGAAGCCCTGAAGAAAGTTCTGGGGAAAAGAGAATTAGAATCTTAA